Genomic segment of Variovorax sp. OAS795:
CGGCGAGTCGGGCAACGTCCTCGAGGGTGGGTCTGCCAGTGGGCGTTTGGGGCATCGGGAGAAATCCTGGAAGGCGATGTGGCGGGTGCCGGACCTTGCGAACCGGCCCGCACGCGCTGCGTATGAAGCGCTTCATGATACGAGAAACAAGAGGGCTGCGAGCACGCGCGCTCCGGCTGCGGCGCCTCCGGGTGGGGCGAGGCGAGTTTTCAGTCGGGCATTCGGGAAAACACCATGCACGTGCTGATGAGCGAAGTGCAAAATGAAGCGCTTCCAAAGTAGTAAATGTCCTCTTGCACCTTGCAACACGAACAAACGTCGCCAGAAAATGAAGCGCTTCAAAACAGATCTGCAAAGCGCCTCGGTTTTCTCATCGATGGGTGGGGACTGGATCCGTGATGTTCGAGCGCCTTTTTTAACGAGAACCTGACCAAGGAGTCCTATGGAATCGAAGAACGTGCCTCATGTGCGAGAGCTTCTGGAAGGCTCTCCCAAGAACTGGGGAAAGTGGGGCAAGGACGACGAGGTCGGCTCGCTCAATTACCTGACGCCGGTGGAAATCCTCCGCGGCATCGCGACGGTGAAGCAGGGAAAGACTTTCACGCTGCAGGTCCGCATGGGCGACCCTGGCGGCGACCCGGTGTGGCCCGGACGGCAATCCGCCAAGCGGATGAACGTGATGGACCGCGGCCACTACCTGTGCGGCAAGGGTCCGCGGTTTCCGGGGCAATACGAATATGCCGACGACGTGATGTTCATGTACCTGCAAGGCTCCACGCAGTACGACGCACTGGGCCATGTCTGGTACGACGACCAGATCTGGAACGGCTACGACGCGGACACCACCATCGGCGGACTGGCCAAGGCCAGCGTGCTGCCCATCGGTGAACGTGGCGTCGTGGGCCGCGGCATTTTGATCGACATGGCGCGCCACCGCGGCAAGGAAGTCCTCGGTCCCGGGGAAACCTTCACGCACGCCGACCTGCTCGAGGCGGCGCAAAGGCAGGGCGTGGTCATCGAGAAGCGCGACATCCTGATCATCCGCACGGGCTGGGTCGGCTCCTTCTACAAGCGCGAGCACGCCGAGTTCTACAAGGACTTCAAGGAGCCGGGCCTCACCTACAGCCCCGAGCTGGTCCAGTGGTTCCAGGACATGGAGATTCCCAACCTGGTGACCGACACGATGGCCAACGAGGTCACCGTCGATCCGGTCTCCGGCGTCGAGCTCCCGTTGCACAACGCGCTGATGAGAAACCTCGGCGTCGCACTGACGGAGATCGCGCAACTCGACCTGCTGGCCGAGGACTGCGCCAACGACGGCCAGTGGACTTTTCTCTATGCAGCAGCCCCTTTGAAGATCGTCGGCGGTTCGGGTGCGCCTGTGAACCCCATCGTCATCAAGTAGTTTTTTTCCGTCCCTTCCTGTCCATCGCCCCTCGGGCATTCATTTCTATAACTGGAGACTTCGATGATCAAGAGCTATTCCATCGCCGCCCGCGCGGTGCTCGCATTGAGCGCCGCCCTTGCTTTCTCAGGTGCGGCCGTTGCGAAGGACAAGGTCTTTCTCAGCATGAGCTACATCGGCAACGACTGGCAGGGCGAGGCGGCCTCGATGCAGCGTGCCATGGCATCGCACCCGAGCAACAAGGACAAGATCGACTTCGAAGTCCAGGTCGCCGGCCCCAATGCGCAAAAGCAGATCCAGCAGATCAACGCCATGGTGCAGGCAGGCGCCAAGGCGATCGTGATCTATCCGATTTCGCCGACCGCGCTGAACCAGGCCGTGAAGGCCGCGTGCGACAAGGGGGTGCATGTCTTCGCCTACGACGCGGAGATCACCGAGCCCTGCGCCCACAACGTGCACATCGACCAGCTCCTCGCAGGCAAGGTCGCGGCCGAGTGGCTGGTCAAGGCCATGGGCGGCAAGGGCAACGTGGTGTACCTCACCGGCGTGCCCGGCACGTCGACCGACACGCAGCGCACCAAGGCCTCGATGGAAGTCTTCGCCAAGTATCCGGATGTGAAGGTGGTTGCCCAGGGCGTCGGCATGTGGAGCCAGGCCGTGGCGCGCACCGAGATGACCAAGATCCTGGCCTCGCATCCGTGGGACAAGGTCGACGGCATGCTGGTCCAGGTGGGCTGCTACACGATGTTTTCGATGCAGGACGAGGCCGGCATCCCGGACGCCAAGAAGAAGCCGTGTGCGGGCGAGGGTGCCAACGGCCACCGGATCCAGATGCTGCCGGTGTCCAACAAGGAAGTCGAAGGCGCCAACGGAACCTATCGGCCGATGGGCGCGCCGAGCTTCTCCTATTCGTCCCCGCCGGTGTCCGGTGCCTATGCGCTCAAGCTCGCCATCCAGGCGCTGGGCGGCAAGAAGTTCCCCCACGACGTCATCGTGCCGCTGCCGCAAGTGACCAACGACACCGTGAAGCTTTGCAAGGAAGGCTCCTGGAAGGAGATGAAGGAAGGCTGCAATGTGTTCCAGCCCTCCGTGGTCACCAACCCGGGCTGGTTCGCGGACGTCTTCAATCCGGAAACGCCCGAGGTCGCGCTCAATGCCGCGCTCACGGGCCAGGCCGAGAAGTAATCCGGCATTCACGACCTGATCAGGAGCTGGCATGTCCCAACCAACGCAAGCCATCAGCGTCGAGCAGGTACGCAAGGCCTTCGGGCCGACCGTGGCGCTCGAAAGCGTGACGTACAGCATCGCTGCCGGTAAGGTTCATGCGCTCCTGGGGGAGAACGGGGCGGGCAAGTCCACCTCGGTCAAGATCCTCAGCGGCCTGGTGCGCCCGGACAGCGGCGTGATCCGGCTGTTCGGCGACGAGGTGCGCATGAACAGCCCGCGCGATGCGCACAGGCTGGGCGTGCAGACAGCCTTCCAGGAGCTCACGCTGATCCCGGATCTCAGCGTGGCCGAGAACCTGCTGCTGCCCTACCAGCCGACCGGCCTTGGCGGCTTGCTGAACAAGAAGGCAGCGGAGGAGCGCGTGGCGGAAAGCCTCGCGAAGATGGGGCTGCACATGATCTCGCCGCGCGCCGAGGTGCGCTCGCTGGACTTGCCGCTGCGCCAGAAGATCGAGATCGCCAAGGCGGCGCTGCGCGAGCCCAAGGTCCTGCTGCTCGACGAGCCGACCTCGGCGCTGTCGGGTGAAGACATCGCGTGGCTGGGACAGATCATCGCCCAGCAGAAGGCACGCGGCACGACGATCATCTTCATCACCCACCGCATGCCCGAGGTGCGCATGTTCTGCGACAGCCTCACCATCCTGCGCAACGGCTGCAGCGTGGGCACCTTCGGCATCGACGAGATCTCGGACGAGGAGGTGATCGAGCAGATCATCGGCCGCTCGCTGGAGAAGACCTTCCCGCCCAAGCCGCCGGTGGACCGGAGCGCGCCGCCGGTGCTGGCGGTGCGCGAGCTGTCCGCGGGGCGGCTGCGCAACGCGTCGTTGTCGCTGCAGCCCGGCGAGGTGCTGGGCGTGGCAGGCCTCGCGGGGATGGGGCAGCTGGAGCTGTTCCTCTCGCTCTTCGGCGACGTGCCGGCCTGCGCGGGCACCATCACGGTGGACGGGCGCGAGGTGAAGATCGAATCGCCGCGCGATGCCATCGACGCCAGGCTGGGCATCACGCTCGTGCCCGAGGAACGCAAGACGGAGGCACTGTTCCTGCGCCTGGACGGACGGCAGAACACCGCGCTGCCGGTGCTCGACCGCTACACGCGCTTCGGGCTCATCGACAGCGAGGCCGAGGGCCTTGCCGTGGCCGGTGCCCTGGCGAAGGTGCAGGTCGCCGAACGCGCGTTGCACATGCCGGCCAGCGCCTTCAGCGGAGGCAACCAGCAGAAGATCGTCATGGCGAAGTGGCTGTTGGCAGGCGGGCGCGTGCTGCTGCTGTTCGACCCCACGCGCGGCGTCGACGTGGGGACCAAGCACGAGATCTACCTGCTCATCAACGAGTACGTGCGGGCGGGCGGTTCGGTCATCCTGTATTCGACCGAAATCGAGGAGGTGGTGCACCTGAGCCACCGCGTCGTCGTGTTCTACGGCGGCAGCATCGTGCGCGAGATCGACGGTGCGGTGGAGGCCATCTCGGAATCGGAAATCATGCGTGCGGCCCTCGGGAGCGCGCACACACACGGGGCCGAAACGGCGACCCGGAAGGCAGTTCAATCATGAGCAACACCGCAGTTGTTTCGTACGCCCAGCCGGCGGAATCGCCGCTGGCCCGATGGGCGCCGGGCCGGGCCAAGGGGCTCCTGATCGCGATCGCCGTGCTGGCGGTGCTGTTCGCGCTGGTCAATTTCCTGTCGGCCACGCGGCTCGCGTATCCCGACCTGCTCTATCTCTCGGCGGGCGGACTGACGCTCGCTGTGGCGGCGGTCGGCGCAACCATCGTCATCCTCACCGGCGGCTTCGACCTGAGTGCGGGCGCCGTGATCTCGCTGGTGAACGTGCTGGTGGCGGCCTACCTCAACGATCACCCGGCTGCGCAAGGCACGGCGGTGCTCATCGGCCTGGGCGTGGGCGCGCTGGTGGGGGCGTTCAACGGATTCTTCGTGGCCGTGCTGCGCCTGCAGTCGATCGTGGTCACGCTGTCCACGATGTTCATCCTCACCGGTATCACGCTGGTGGTGATGGACAAGCCGGGTGGCATGGTGCCCGAGTCGTTCACCCGCTTCTTCACGGGCAGCGCGATCGAAGGGGTGCTGCCCGCGCCGGTCCTGGTGCTCGGGTTCGTGGTGCTGGCCTGGCTCGCCATCAAGAAGACGCGCTTCGGCACCGCACTCTATGCGGTCGGCAGCGACCAGGAGGCGGCCACGTACTCGGGCATCAACGTCGTGATGACGAAGCTCGGCGCCTACACGCTGGCCGGCCTGGCCTACGGCGCCGCCGGCGTGCTCGTCACGGCGCAGACCGCGACGGGAGACCCGCTGGTGGGCACGCCCCTGCTGCTGCAGATCTTCACCGCGGTGGTGCTGGGGGGCACGGTGCTGGGCGGCGGACGGGGCGGCTGCGTGGGCTCCGTGGTCGGCGCCTACAGCCTCATGCTGATCGTCAACATCCTGCTGGTGCTGAACGTGCCGGCCTACTACGGCACCATCGTGGAAGGCCTGGTCCTGATCGCCGCCGCACTCGGTACGACCGGTGTGTCGCGCGCGGATCTTGCGCACTGGTGGCGCCAGGCCTTCAAGCGTCGCCTCGCCCACTCGGCACGCTCGCGGCCGGTGGTGCGCCTGGTGGAGTCCGCGCGGCAGCTGCCTGCCGGCGCAAGCTGGCTCAAGACCAACGGCGTGGCGCTTCGCTACGTGCTGCCGGCCTATGTGTGCCTGCTGCTGATCATGCTCGCGACGCTCCTGCTCGGCCGCCCGATCGACATCGGCTACCTGAACACCCTGATCCTGCTGGGGTCCTTCCTGGTGGTGCTGGCCCTGGGCCAGGGCACGGTCATCCTGACCGGCGGGCTGGACCTGTCGCTGCCCTGGACCATCGGGCTCTGCGGCATCCTGCTCGGCGGCTTTGCGCGCGGCAGCAATGAGGCCGCGCTGTGGGCCGTGCCATTGGTGCTTGCCATCGGGGTTGTGATCGGACTCGTCAACGGCCTGGCCATCGTGCTGTTCAAGCTTCCGCCGATCGTGGCCACCCTGGCGATGAACGGGCTCCTGCAGGGCATTGCGCTGCTCTACAGCAACGGCACGCCCGATGGCTTCGCGCCGCCCGCGCTCAAGTGGCTGATGAATGCGCGGATCGGGTCTTTCACACCGGTGGTGTTTGCCGTGATCCTGTTCGCGGCGGTAGGCATCGTGCTGCTGTCGCGCACGGTGTTCGGGCGGCATGTCTATGCGGTGGGCAACAGCCCCCGGGTGGCGCACCTGTCGGGCGTCAACGTCGGGCGCGTGACCATGAGCGTCTATGCCTTGAGCGGACTGTGCTCGGCGCTCGTCGGGGTGATGCTCACGGGTTTCGGTGGCCAGGCCAGCCTCGGCATGGGCGATCCCTACCTGCTGCCATCGATCGCCGTGGTCGTCATCGGCGGCACGCTCATCACCGGCGGGCGCGGCAAGTACGTCGGGATGATCGGCGGCGTGCTGCTGCTCACGGCCCTCCAGACCTTGCTGGCCGGCACGATGATCCCGCCCTCAATCCGGGACGTGATCTACGGCGTGGTCATCCTGTGCGCGGTGGTGATGCTGCGCGAGCGGTCGACGCACTGAGCGGTTGCCCTACTCGAAGTATCAAGGCGCATCTCGGCGCACCCTCGAAGGGTTGCCGGCGATGCGGGCAAGCGGGACCTGGATCTCCCCGCTGCCATCCGGTCGGTTGACGATCCCATAACTCGGAGACACATCATGTTCAAACTTTCAGACAAGGCCTGGTGGGAACGGTACATCGCGGAACTCAACGCCGATCGCCACTGGACCCAGGCCGCCAAGTATTTCAGCGGGCAGATCCAGTTCAATCACGACAAGGGCCATTCGACCTTGTCCGTCGTCGCCGGCCGCGCGGTCGCGGCGTTTCCGGAAGGGATTCCGCTCGGCGCAGAGATCGAGGTCGGCGGGCCCGACGAGGAATGGCAGCGCGTGCTCGACGGCAAGATCGATTGGTTCGAGGCGCTCTCACCGGGCCTCGGCCGCCTGGCGCTGTCGGGCAACACGGTCGCCGCCTGGCGCTATGTCGATGTGATGGCCCGGGCCTTCGATGCCATGAAGCGGGTCGACAAGCCCGTGCCCGGCGAGGCGCCCTCGTACTCGCCGGCGGGCAAAGTCTCGGGCAAGGAGATCACGGGCCACTACGTCGTCGTCGATGGCATCCGCGTCTACTACGAAGAAGCGGGCGAGGGCGATCCGATCATCTGCTTCCACGCGGCATCGCAGGACACGCTGATGTACCGGCATGTGCTCGAAGGCCTGTCCGACAGCTATCGCGTCATCGCCGTCGATGCGCCGGGCCACTCCAAGTCGGAGCTGCCCGCGGAGGGCCCGTTCCAGAGCCTCACGCGCCATGCCGAGTTCAACGAGAAGCTCATGGACAAGCTCGGCCTCGTGAAGCCCGCGATCATCGGTTGCTCCATGGGCGGCAACCTGGTGCTGGAGCTGGGCGCGCGCCGGCCCGACGCCTACAGCGCGATCGTCTCGGCCGAAGGCGCGGACTACACGCCGACGGTTTCCGAGTTCTTCCTCGACATGCTCTTGATGAACGGCACCGACATCATCGGCGCCTGGTCGCGCTCCATGACCGGCCATCGCACGCCGCCGGACCGCGCACGCGACGTGGTGTGGCAGATCTCCCGCACCACGCCCGAAGTGATGCGCGGCGACCTGACCGGCTATGGCAATTTCGACAAGCGCGGCGAGGTCGGAAAGATCAAGGCGCCTGTGCTGCTGCTGCGCGGCGATGCCGATTGGCTGGTCTACCAGAGCAAGGTCGAGGAGACCGCGTCGCGCATTCCCGGCAGCCGGATCGCCGTGCTCGCGGGCACCGGGCACTACCCGATGACCGAGAACCCGCTCGAGTTCTGCGAGACGGTGCGGGCCTTTCTCCAGAAGGCCGGCGCCGGCCATTGAACCCATCGGAAAACGGAGAAATCTTCATGGCACAAGGCACTCGCAAAGAAATCAACGGCACGACACTCTGGGTCGAGGACACGGGGGAGAGCGATCTTCCCGTCATCCTCTGCCTGCACTCCTGCTTCCTGGACGGCACCATGTTCGACGGCCTGGTCAAGGCGGCCGAAGGCAAGTTCAGGGTCGTTCGCCCCGACTTCCGCGGCCAGGGCAAGAGCGCGATCGAGGACGTGGACATCATCAGCATGGACCAGTGCGCGGACGACATGCAGGCGCTGATCGACGCCATGGGGCTCCAATCGATCAACGTGATGGCCCAGTCGATGGGCGGGGACGTTGCATTCCGCCTCATCGCGCGGCGGCAGGACCTGTTCCGTTCGCTGGTGGTCGCCGGCTCGTCGGCGTGCGGCGAACCGCCCGATCAGGGCGCACTCTTCGCGCAGTGGGTGGTCGATGCCGGCCGGCAAGGCTTCACGGGCGAGATCCTGGAGATGACGATGCGCGTGATGTTCGGCGAAACCACCCGCCAGGACCCCGCCAAGCAGGAGATGGTGGCTTACTGGCGCGAGCGCATCGCGGCCCTGCCGAAGTCGCTGCGTCCTGCGATGAAGGGCGTCATGCATCGGGAGAGCTCGGTCGACTTGCTGCCGTCCATCCAGATCCCGGTGCTGATCATCAACGGCGAAGAAGACATGCCGCGTCCGCCCGCGTGGTCGGACCAGATGAAGGCCGAGCTGCCGAATGCGAAGCTGATCCGGCTGAAGAAGATCGGCCACAGCCCCACGCTGGAAGCCCCGGAGATCGTGCTGCCCGAGATCGTCGGCTTCTTCTCCGATCCGCGGGTCTGAGGCCCGGCCTTGTTTTTCCACCCAACCGGAGAGTATCGATGCTGACCCAGGAAGCGCGGGCATTCGTGAAGCAATGGAGCGAGAGCCTGCAGGACCTCGGACCTATGCTGACAGGCGAGAACAAGACGGTGTCGCTGGACCAGATCCGGGCCGCCTACAACGGCATGCTGGCGCAGAACCCTGCTCCGCCGGGCATCACGTTCGAGCATGTCGTGATGGGCGGGGTGCCGGGCCAGGTCGCGATCCCCGACGTCGTCGGGACCGACGCGATCGTTGTCTACATCCATGGGGGCGCCTACATCGTGGGCGGGCCGGACGGCTACCACGGCATCGGCGGCCACCTGGCGAAGATGCTGGGCGCCAAGGTGTTCCTGCCGGACTACCGGCTCGCGCCCGAGCACCCGTTCCCGGTCCCCATCGACGACACCCTGCGGTTCTACAAGGGCCTGCTCGATGCGGGGCATCCGGCCCGCAGCATCGTCTTTGCCGGCGAGTCCGCCGGGGGCGCAATGACCGTGACGGTGATGGTGGCGGCCCGCAACGCCGGCTTGCCGTTGCCGGCGGGTGGCGTGGCGATTTCGCCCTGGGCCAACCTGGAGCACACGGGCATCTCGATGACGAACCGGGAAACCATCGACCCCTTGAACAGCAAGGCCGGCCTCGTGTTCCTGGCCAACGTGTTCCTGCATGGCGCCTTGCCGAATCATCCGATGGCATCGCCCGTCTTTGCCGATGTGACGGGCCTGCCGCCCATCATGGTGCAGATGGGCGAGGCGGAACTGATGCTCACCGACGGCATGCGCCTGGCGACGCACCTTGCCGAGAACCGTGTGCGCATGACGCTCGAAGTCTGGCCCCACATGTTCCATGCCTGGCACTTCGTTGCAAGCTTGCAGCCTGAAGCGCGGCAGGCCCTGGAGAGCGCCGCATCGTTCATGCAGCAGTGCCTGCGCGATGCCGGCAAGCCGTCCTGACCGCCGGCCGGCAAGGCGGGCACCTCGCCGGCTGGCGCAAGGCCTAGCGTGAGAAGTCGGCCACGACCTTGCCGATGCGCGGGCCGGTGCGGTTGCGCTCGATGGCGGCGGGAAGGTCGTTGAAGCCCACCACTTCGGCCAACTTCGGGCGCAGCGAGCCTTGGGCGATCTCCGCCACCAGCCGTTCGAGCAGGGGCGCATCCGCCTTGTTCATGAACCACAGCCCGCGGCGGCCGGGCGGCGTGCGCGCCAGGATGTCGGGCGACGACGTGCCGACGATCGCGCCGTCCTTCGAGAGCACCTGCCACGAGCGGTCGAGCACGTCGCCACCGACGTAGTCGAGCACCAGGTCGATGTCCCGCGCCACCGATTCGAAGCGTTCGCTCCGGTAGTCGATGACGTGGGCCGCGCCGAGGCTTCGAACGTAGCCGATGTGCGCCGTCGACGCGGTGGCGAAGACCTCGGCGCCCGCGCGCCTGGCGTACTGCACGGCATAGCCGCCCAGCCCTCCGGCCGCGCCGTGGATCAGGATGCGCTGGCCCGCGGCAATCGGCCCCGCATGGTGCAGGCTCTGCCAGGCGGCCACGGCCGCGACGGGAATGCCGGCCGCCTGGACGTCGTCCAGGCTGTGCGGCGTGCGCACCAGGTTCGCCTCGTCGACGGCCACGAAATCGGCATAGGCACCGAGCCCGCCGAGCGGCCCCATCACGCGATCGCCCACGCGAAAGCGCGAAGCACCCGGGCCGAGCGCTTCGACGACGCCCGCAAGCTCGATGCCCAGCACGGCGGGCAGTTGAAGCGGGAAAGCCTCCCGCACGAAGCCTTCGCGAACTTTCCAGTCGAGGCCGTTGATGCCGGCGGCTCGCACGCGGACCAGGACCTGGCCCGGTCCGGCTGCGGGCCGCGCAATCTCGGCGACTTCGGCGGAAGCGGCACTGCCATAGGCGCGGAAGAGCACAGCGCGTTGAAGCGGGTCCGCTGCACCCAGCGCCGGGTAGTCGGTGTAGCCCTCTGCGCCGCCGCCATAGAAGGTGGCGGGATCCGCTTCGTTCATCGGTGCATTGGTCTTCAGGCGTTCGACGAAATCCGGGTTGGCGAGCACCCCCTGCCCGTACGACTCCAGTTCGGCCAGGCCCGAGGCCACGTCGGCGCCGATCTGTTCGCGCGCGCGTCCCGGCCGGTTCACGATGAGCGCACCGCGCCAGAGCCGGCGGATGTCCGCGAGCATCGCCTCGTCGCCCGTGTGCATCACATGCACGTAGGCCAGGCCCAGCTTGTCCAGCTCGGCCACCAGGTAGCGGTACAGCGCGGGCCCTTGGGGACCCTCGTCGATGCCCCCGAGCCTTGCGCCGGGCGACAGGCGAATGGCGGTCCGGTCCGCGCCGATCTCCTCTGCGATGGCCGCGGCCACCTCGATGGCAAAGCGTGCCCGGTTCTCGATCGGTCCGCCGTAGGCGTCGGCACGGTCGTTGGCGCTCGGGGCGAAGAACTGCTGGACCAGGTAGCCATTGGCACCGTGGATCTCGACGCCGTCGGCACCGGCTTCGATAGCCCGGCGCGCGGCATGCCGGAAGTCCGCCACGGTCTGGCGGATCTCGTCGGTCGTCAGCGCGCGCGGCGCGGGAATGGGCTGCATGCCGGTCATGGTGAACATCTGTGTGTCGGGTGCGATGGCGGAGGGCGCCACGGCCTGCCGATGGTGCGGCGTGTTGTCGGGGTGGGACATGCGCCCCGCGTGCATCAGCTGGATGAAGAGATGCGCGCCCTTGTCATGAACGGCCTGCGTGACGGCCTTCCAGCCTGCGACGTGGGCGTCGGTGTAGATGCCGGGCGTGGCGAGGTAGCCCTGCGCGTCGTCGGAAGGCTGCGTGCCCTCGGTGACGATCAGGCCGACACCGGCACGCTGGGCGTAGTAGGTGGCGGCGGCGAGGCCGGGCGTGCCGTCGGGCCGGGCGCGCGAACGCGTCATCGGTGCCATGGCGAGGCGGTTGGACAGTGTGTAGCGTCCGAGGCTGAAGGGGCTGAACAGGGGTTGCATGAGGGGTCTCTTGTCGGGTTGGGGAATC
This window contains:
- a CDS encoding sugar ABC transporter ATP-binding protein, with product MSQPTQAISVEQVRKAFGPTVALESVTYSIAAGKVHALLGENGAGKSTSVKILSGLVRPDSGVIRLFGDEVRMNSPRDAHRLGVQTAFQELTLIPDLSVAENLLLPYQPTGLGGLLNKKAAEERVAESLAKMGLHMISPRAEVRSLDLPLRQKIEIAKAALREPKVLLLDEPTSALSGEDIAWLGQIIAQQKARGTTIIFITHRMPEVRMFCDSLTILRNGCSVGTFGIDEISDEEVIEQIIGRSLEKTFPPKPPVDRSAPPVLAVRELSAGRLRNASLSLQPGEVLGVAGLAGMGQLELFLSLFGDVPACAGTITVDGREVKIESPRDAIDARLGITLVPEERKTEALFLRLDGRQNTALPVLDRYTRFGLIDSEAEGLAVAGALAKVQVAERALHMPASAFSGGNQQKIVMAKWLLAGGRVLLLFDPTRGVDVGTKHEIYLLINEYVRAGGSVILYSTEIEEVVHLSHRVVVFYGGSIVREIDGAVEAISESEIMRAALGSAHTHGAETATRKAVQS
- a CDS encoding alpha/beta hydrolase translates to MLTQEARAFVKQWSESLQDLGPMLTGENKTVSLDQIRAAYNGMLAQNPAPPGITFEHVVMGGVPGQVAIPDVVGTDAIVVYIHGGAYIVGGPDGYHGIGGHLAKMLGAKVFLPDYRLAPEHPFPVPIDDTLRFYKGLLDAGHPARSIVFAGESAGGAMTVTVMVAARNAGLPLPAGGVAISPWANLEHTGISMTNRETIDPLNSKAGLVFLANVFLHGALPNHPMASPVFADVTGLPPIMVQMGEAELMLTDGMRLATHLAENRVRMTLEVWPHMFHAWHFVASLQPEARQALESAASFMQQCLRDAGKPS
- a CDS encoding alpha/beta hydrolase — protein: MAQGTRKEINGTTLWVEDTGESDLPVILCLHSCFLDGTMFDGLVKAAEGKFRVVRPDFRGQGKSAIEDVDIISMDQCADDMQALIDAMGLQSINVMAQSMGGDVAFRLIARRQDLFRSLVVAGSSACGEPPDQGALFAQWVVDAGRQGFTGEILEMTMRVMFGETTRQDPAKQEMVAYWRERIAALPKSLRPAMKGVMHRESSVDLLPSIQIPVLIINGEEDMPRPPAWSDQMKAELPNAKLIRLKKIGHSPTLEAPEIVLPEIVGFFSDPRV
- a CDS encoding sugar ABC transporter substrate-binding protein produces the protein MIKSYSIAARAVLALSAALAFSGAAVAKDKVFLSMSYIGNDWQGEAASMQRAMASHPSNKDKIDFEVQVAGPNAQKQIQQINAMVQAGAKAIVIYPISPTALNQAVKAACDKGVHVFAYDAEITEPCAHNVHIDQLLAGKVAAEWLVKAMGGKGNVVYLTGVPGTSTDTQRTKASMEVFAKYPDVKVVAQGVGMWSQAVARTEMTKILASHPWDKVDGMLVQVGCYTMFSMQDEAGIPDAKKKPCAGEGANGHRIQMLPVSNKEVEGANGTYRPMGAPSFSYSSPPVSGAYALKLAIQALGGKKFPHDVIVPLPQVTNDTVKLCKEGSWKEMKEGCNVFQPSVVTNPGWFADVFNPETPEVALNAALTGQAEK
- a CDS encoding NADP-dependent oxidoreductase encodes the protein MGAADPLQRAVLFRAYGSAASAEVAEIARPAAGPGQVLVRVRAAGINGLDWKVREGFVREAFPLQLPAVLGIELAGVVEALGPGASRFRVGDRVMGPLGGLGAYADFVAVDEANLVRTPHSLDDVQAAGIPVAAVAAWQSLHHAGPIAAGQRILIHGAAGGLGGYAVQYARRAGAEVFATASTAHIGYVRSLGAAHVIDYRSERFESVARDIDLVLDYVGGDVLDRSWQVLSKDGAIVGTSSPDILARTPPGRRGLWFMNKADAPLLERLVAEIAQGSLRPKLAEVVGFNDLPAAIERNRTGPRIGKVVADFSR
- a CDS encoding ABC transporter permease — protein: MSNTAVVSYAQPAESPLARWAPGRAKGLLIAIAVLAVLFALVNFLSATRLAYPDLLYLSAGGLTLAVAAVGATIVILTGGFDLSAGAVISLVNVLVAAYLNDHPAAQGTAVLIGLGVGALVGAFNGFFVAVLRLQSIVVTLSTMFILTGITLVVMDKPGGMVPESFTRFFTGSAIEGVLPAPVLVLGFVVLAWLAIKKTRFGTALYAVGSDQEAATYSGINVVMTKLGAYTLAGLAYGAAGVLVTAQTATGDPLVGTPLLLQIFTAVVLGGTVLGGGRGGCVGSVVGAYSLMLIVNILLVLNVPAYYGTIVEGLVLIAAALGTTGVSRADLAHWWRQAFKRRLAHSARSRPVVRLVESARQLPAGASWLKTNGVALRYVLPAYVCLLLIMLATLLLGRPIDIGYLNTLILLGSFLVVLALGQGTVILTGGLDLSLPWTIGLCGILLGGFARGSNEAALWAVPLVLAIGVVIGLVNGLAIVLFKLPPIVATLAMNGLLQGIALLYSNGTPDGFAPPALKWLMNARIGSFTPVVFAVILFAAVGIVLLSRTVFGRHVYAVGNSPRVAHLSGVNVGRVTMSVYALSGLCSALVGVMLTGFGGQASLGMGDPYLLPSIAVVVIGGTLITGGRGKYVGMIGGVLLLTALQTLLAGTMIPPSIRDVIYGVVILCAVVMLRERSTH
- a CDS encoding alpha/beta fold hydrolase → MFKLSDKAWWERYIAELNADRHWTQAAKYFSGQIQFNHDKGHSTLSVVAGRAVAAFPEGIPLGAEIEVGGPDEEWQRVLDGKIDWFEALSPGLGRLALSGNTVAAWRYVDVMARAFDAMKRVDKPVPGEAPSYSPAGKVSGKEITGHYVVVDGIRVYYEEAGEGDPIICFHAASQDTLMYRHVLEGLSDSYRVIAVDAPGHSKSELPAEGPFQSLTRHAEFNEKLMDKLGLVKPAIIGCSMGGNLVLELGARRPDAYSAIVSAEGADYTPTVSEFFLDMLLMNGTDIIGAWSRSMTGHRTPPDRARDVVWQISRTTPEVMRGDLTGYGNFDKRGEVGKIKAPVLLLRGDADWLVYQSKVEETASRIPGSRIAVLAGTGHYPMTENPLEFCETVRAFLQKAGAGH
- a CDS encoding cyclase family protein, coding for MESKNVPHVRELLEGSPKNWGKWGKDDEVGSLNYLTPVEILRGIATVKQGKTFTLQVRMGDPGGDPVWPGRQSAKRMNVMDRGHYLCGKGPRFPGQYEYADDVMFMYLQGSTQYDALGHVWYDDQIWNGYDADTTIGGLAKASVLPIGERGVVGRGILIDMARHRGKEVLGPGETFTHADLLEAAQRQGVVIEKRDILIIRTGWVGSFYKREHAEFYKDFKEPGLTYSPELVQWFQDMEIPNLVTDTMANEVTVDPVSGVELPLHNALMRNLGVALTEIAQLDLLAEDCANDGQWTFLYAAAPLKIVGGSGAPVNPIVIK